One Cryptomeria japonica unplaced genomic scaffold, Sugi_1.0 HiC_scaffold_60, whole genome shotgun sequence genomic window, AAGTAATGTACGAATGTCTGTGTAGAGATAAGATTTCATTAGATGGCTAAGGATTCTTTGATTGTAAGTAGATGCATTGTAGATTGACATTTTTGTTGTCTATGTAAGTTACAAGTCGAAAAGAAGTAGATAAGGCAATTGGTCTCAGCATCAGAAGTGTAATGGGTGATTGCAGGGAAGATCCGGTGCACAGGAGATGCATAGCTTCAAGCCTGGTGAATGTTGTATACCTCCTTGAAACCAACGAAAACCAGGCTAAAGAATTTTGGTACTTGCTTCAATTTGAAGTGAAGCAAACTGTAATTGACGACCATGACAACTCTATATATGGGACTGTTTTTCAGTGGCGTGGAAGAATGAAAGCACGTCCAGGTGGGCCTCCTTCTGAAGTAGTTGCGTTCAGAGGTACGCTTCTTCGACCAAGAAATATTTTTCATAACTTGGTCGAAGAGTTTAGGGTAGCCATTGCACACTATGATTGCATATCCAGGGTCGAAAAGGGCTTACAATTCCTAAGAGTGAGCCTTTATGATAATGGGTACAACAATGTTTGGCTTGCAGGGCATTCATTGGGAGCTGCTATTGCATTGGGTATAGCAATGAATCTGCAGAGGGATGCACGTCATATTCTTGAAGCACATCTTTTCAATCCTCCATTTATTTGCCCTACAGTTCCACAGTTGAAAGTAATTGAAAAGAGTAGAAGTTGTTCAGCGTTGAATAAGGTATTGGAAACAATCAGAGATCGCTTGAGTTGTACGCTAAATTCGTTGGTATTAGCGATTGGGTACCCAACATCTATGTGAACCAAAAGGATCCCATTTGTCAGAATTACGTTCACTATTTTGAGGTGTTAATGGGTATATATAGACATAGAAGTCATCTGCTTTATGAGAGTATGAGCCCTTGGCATTTAGTTCCCTCAGCTATGGTGATTGTGGCAACTAAACATTTCTTTCACAACCATCACACTATTCGTCAATGGTGACATAAGGATCTTCGTTTCAATAGTATTGAATATATCCCTCCAGATGAAGTTATTCAAAGTGTTAAATATAACCTTCCAGTTGAAATGATTGAGTAAAAATTCCAACACCTTCACAAAAGACTGCAGCTTCTCATCTTTTATTGACGGAAAAGAAGGGTATAATACAATAGTGATAGCACTACTCTCTTTCACATATGCATTTGTATATTTGAATAGTTAGTGTATCGATATCTTTCTCTTTCACATatttaatgttggttaacagatttgtttttttcttaatttttatatatgtttttaaataaTGATTTGTGCATATCTtttatgaaaaaacaaataaactaatAGTTGGGTGAACCGAGTTTAGGTTTACCCTGAGTGCAACTTCTCGTAAGATGTTTTAAAAAATTTTATGCAG contains:
- the LOC131863302 gene encoding uncharacterized protein LOC131863302 codes for the protein MGDCREDPVHRRCIASSLVNVVYLLETNENQAKEFWYLLQFEVKQTVIDDHDNSIYGTVFQWRGRMKARPGGPPSEVVAFRGHSLGAAIALGIAMNLQRDARHILEAHLFNPPFICPTVPQLKVIEKSRSCSALNKHEPRAKEARSDFSRWLQPICVVMWKYFEYSAIP